GGATTCTAGGATAAGAATTCATATAGGTCAATGGACCTTCACCCCAAATCGGATTTTGCTTAAACAAAGCCATACCAGCATTCCATATCGAAACTCGCTCTTCCATTGAAGAATCTAGCGTTCCCATGCGAACACCCAAGTCACTTGAAAAGAGGAAACAAAGGCCAATCCCAAAAACACCAATACTGAGCCAGAAGGCACGCCAGTTTTTAATGGTTGTAAAGAGATAAATGATGGCACCCGCTATAATAGCAGGGAAGGCTGTTCGATTTTGCGTGAAATTTAAACCAAAAAGATTTACAAAACCTGCTAGCACACAAAAGATTTTTAACCATCTTAGCTTTGTCGTCGTAAAGAGGTAAAAAGCTATCATGATACAGAAGCAACAGATAATCCCATAGTAGTTAGGATTAAAGAAGGTCACCTCGGCACGGTTTTGGTGCCATACTTGCATATTTGGTGAAAGAAAGGCATAGTTAAATTTCTTTACAATTTGGAAATGCTCCAAAGTAGCAAAAGCGGCAGAGACAACACTACCAAACAAAACCGTCTGGAGTATCAGTCGAAAGAAAGCATGCGTCAGACGCTTCTGGTAAAAACTAAAGAAAATAAGAAATAGGAGCATCAGGAAAGATGCTGCTAGACCAAGCCAGTTCTTGGCGACGATGGAAATGATACTACTGTAAGCAATAAAAAAGAGAAGTACAGGATGTTTGGCCAATCCTTTGATAATTCCCTTCATCTCCCCAGTAACAAGTAAACCTATCAAATATAAAGCAAAGAGTGCTAAGAACAAATAAAAAGGTAAAAAGATACTTATGATCATCAAATACAAAAAGAAATCTTTTCTCGAAAGCCCTCTTATCTTATCCAGTAATCCAATTGATTTCAAAACGGATCCTTTCTGTTCTGGATTTCTCCAGAAGATAAATGCTAAACTATCTTTTAATTTTACCATTTTTTCCGCCATTTGGGAATAATGAACACGCTATCAAAATGAAAAAACTTTTAAGTAGGAATACAAATATATGCACTCTGTCATAATAAGCATTAAAAGGAAATTGTCGCTGGTGAAAAAGAAGTAAACTTCTAAAAAAGTAAAAGCTATGGTAGAATATAAGAAAGATTAAAATAACAACTATTGAACGACAGTTAAAAAGGAAAATCAATGAAATCACACCAACTAGTCTACCAAATACTAACCAAAGAAAACGACTATGTCAGCGGAGAAAAAATCGGAGAAGAACTGAATTTAAGCCGTACATCCATATGGAAAGCGATCCAACGTCTTCAACAAGAAGGCCTAGAAATTGACAGTATCAAAAATAGAGGATACAAGCTTATTCAAGGCGATCTGATATTGCCTGATTTGATTCAGGAGAAAACCAACTTAACCATTCGCTACAAACCTGAGACCAAATCAACACAAACAGATGCAAAAGAAGGGATCGAAGCTGGAAACAAAGGAAATACACTCTATCTTTCAACCTGTCAAACAGCAGGTCGTGGTCGCTTTCAGCGTCCCTACTATTCCCCAGCTCAGGGTGGGATCTATATGTCTCTGCATATTCAACCCAATCTTCCCTATGAAAAACTTCCATCCTATACACTCCTTGTTGCCGCAGCAGTCTACAAAGCCATTAAAAATCTAACTATGATAGAAGTAGATATCAAATGGGTAAATGACATCTACTTTAAAAATAAAAAAATAGCAGGTATCCTCACCGAAGCAATGACATCAGTTGAGACAGGCTTAGTTACAGATGTCATTATCGGACTTGGTATAAATTTTTCTATAGAAGACTTTCCAGAAGAACTAAAAGAAAAAGCAGGTAGTCTATTTATGCCACCTGCACCAATTAGTCGTAATGAGCTCATCAGCGAAATATGGAATTGTTTCTACAATACGGATCCAGACGAGCTATTCTATTTCTATAAAGCGAGATCAATCGTACTGGGAAAGGAAATCACCTTCCAGCGAAATGGACAAAATGAAAAGGGAATGGCAAAAGACATCTCAAACACCGGTCAACTTCAAGTTGAACTAGAAGACAAAAAAAACATTTGGCTAAATAGTGGAGAGATTTCCCTAACAAGTTGGTAATTAAAAATCCCCCTCTTATAGACTAAGAGGGGGAAAACTTATCTTTAAAAAGCAACAAAAAAAGAGTTAACACTCTTAAATTACGGAGAATGGGGGATTCGAACCCCCGCGCCAGTTACCCGACCTAACGATTTAGCAAACCGTCCTCTTCAGCCTCTTGAGTAATTCTCCTATTAATGGGCACGAGTGGACTCGAACCACCGACCTCACGCTTATCAGGCGTGCGCTCTAACCACCTGAGCTACGCGCCCAAGTTAAAAACTTGGTATTTGAACAAAGTTCAAAGCGGGTGACGAGAATCGAACTCGCGACAACAGCTTGGAAGGCTGTAGTTTTACCACTAAACTACACCCGCATAGAAGATTAAATATGGCGCGAGACGGAATCGAACCGCCGACACATGGAGCTTCAATCCATTGCTCTACCAACTGAGCTACCGAGCCAAAATTGCGGGAGCAGGATTTGAACCTACGACCTTCGGGTTATGAGCCCGACGAGCTACCGAGCTGCTCCATCCCGCGTTAATATGAAAGGAGGATGTGGGATTCGAACCCACGCACGCTTTTACACGCCTGACGGTTTTCAAGACCGTTCCCTTCAGCCGGACTTGGGTAATCCTCCATTTTTCAATGGACCTTGTAGGACTTGAACCTACGACCACTCGGTTATGAGCCGAGAGCTCTAACCAGCTGAGCTAAAGGTCCAACAAGATCATTATAGCGGCGAAGGGGATCGAACCCCCGACCTCCCGGGTATGAACCGGACGCTCTAGCCAGCTGAGCTACACCGCCATCAATCGGGAAGACAGGATTCGAACCTGCGACACCTTGGTCCCAAACCAAGTACTCTACCAAGCTGAGCTACTTCCCGCGTTAAATAAAAAAATGCACCCTAGAGGAGTCGAACCTCTAACCGCCTGATTCGTAGTCAGGTACTCTATCCAGTTGAGCTAAGGGTGCTCATCATTATATGCCGAGGACCGGAATCGAACCGGTACGATCGTTACCAATCGCAGGATTTTAAGTCCTGTGCGTCTGCCAGTTCCGCCACCCCGGCCTCTCTAAGCGAACGACGGGATTCGAACCCGCGACCCCCACCTTGGCAAGGTGGTGTTCTACCACTGAACTACGTTCGCATCGACCTCTTATTCTATATAAAAAAATGCCGGCTACATGACTTGAACACGCGACCCTCTGATTACAAATCAGATGCTCTACCAACTGAGCTAAGCCGGCTACTTTCTATTATGCGGGTTAAGGGACTTGAACCCCCACGCCGTTAAGCGCCAGATCCTAAATCTGGTGCGTCTGCCAATTCCGCCAAACCCGCAAATATGACCCGTACTGGGCTCGAACCAGTGACCCATTGATTAAAAGTCAATTGCTCTACCAACTGAGCTAACGAGTCTAAAATAACTTCCGTTATCTTAAACGGTCCCGACGGGAATCGAACCCGCGATCTTCGCCGTGACAGGGCGACGTGATAACCGCTACACTACGGGACCTATGGGAGTTAACGGGATCGAACCGCTGACCCTCTGCTTGTAAGGCAGATGCTCTCCCAGCTGAGCTAAACTCCCAAAGGGCGGAGTCTAGCTCATCCAACGGTAAGAAACTTTGTTTCTCTCATCCGCCGATTGTAATTTCGATTTCCTCTCAATTACAACTAAGCTAAACTCCCTCGAGCTAAGCGACTTCCATATCTCACAGGGGGCAACCCCCAACTACTTCCGGCGTTCTAGGGCTTAACTACTGTGTTCGGCATGGGTACAGGTGTATCTCC
This window of the Streptococcus sp. D7B5 genome carries:
- a CDS encoding O-antigen ligase, which gives rise to MKSIGLLDKIRGLSRKDFFLYLMIISIFLPFYLFLALFALYLIGLLVTGEMKGIIKGLAKHPVLLFFIAYSSIISIVAKNWLGLAASFLMLLFLIFFSFYQKRLTHAFFRLILQTVLFGSVVSAAFATLEHFQIVKKFNYAFLSPNMQVWHQNRAEVTFFNPNYYGIICCFCIMIAFYLFTTTKLRWLKIFCVLAGFVNLFGLNFTQNRTAFPAIIAGAIIYLFTTIKNWRAFWLSIGVFGIGLCFLFSSDLGVRMGTLDSSMEERVSIWNAGMALFKQNPIWGEGPLTYMNSYPRIHAPYHEHAHSLYIDTILSYGLIGTILLSISSVIPVHMMMDMSQESGKRPIIGLYLSFLTVVAVHGIFDLALFWIQSGFIFLLVMCSLPLEHRTLVSEMTD
- the birA gene encoding bifunctional biotin--[acetyl-CoA-carboxylase] ligase/biotin operon repressor BirA — translated: MKSHQLVYQILTKENDYVSGEKIGEELNLSRTSIWKAIQRLQQEGLEIDSIKNRGYKLIQGDLILPDLIQEKTNLTIRYKPETKSTQTDAKEGIEAGNKGNTLYLSTCQTAGRGRFQRPYYSPAQGGIYMSLHIQPNLPYEKLPSYTLLVAAAVYKAIKNLTMIEVDIKWVNDIYFKNKKIAGILTEAMTSVETGLVTDVIIGLGINFSIEDFPEELKEKAGSLFMPPAPISRNELISEIWNCFYNTDPDELFYFYKARSIVLGKEITFQRNGQNEKGMAKDISNTGQLQVELEDKKNIWLNSGEISLTSW